From the genome of Methylocystis bryophila, one region includes:
- a CDS encoding DUF559 domain-containing protein — MIALQSPTRFARTPPTRLASLATLPARAKEIANLRNPSWPGLSRPSTPGGFRIIGNQTEASCLQGRARDRFLVKSQDVRANSHSTPHRLGVDGRDKPGHDGCGGIAHDAGRDAHFAELGFLTLRFWNPEIDENLDGVVETIMARAHDTRGAQPKGVSPWLTIGRNPCPFRRTG; from the coding sequence ATGATCGCGTTGCAGTCCCCCACCCGGTTCGCGAGAACACCCCCCACCCGGCTCGCTTCGCTCGCCACCCTCCCCGCAAGGGCTAAGGAAATCGCTAATCTCCGGAACCCGTCATGGCCGGGCTTGTCCCGGCCATCCACGCCGGGCGGCTTCCGAATCATTGGCAATCAAACGGAAGCTTCATGCCTCCAGGGTCGCGCGCGGGACAGGTTCTTAGTGAAGTCGCAAGACGTTCGCGCGAATTCTCACAGCACGCCTCATCGTCTCGGCGTGGATGGCCGGGACAAGCCCGGCCATGACGGCTGCGGCGGCATCGCCCATGATGCGGGCCGCGACGCGCATTTCGCTGAGCTTGGTTTTCTAACCCTGCGCTTCTGGAACCCTGAGATAGACGAAAACCTCGACGGCGTCGTCGAAACCATTATGGCTCGCGCTCACGACACAAGAGGCGCGCAACCCAAAGGAGTCTCCCCATGGCTGACGATTGGAAGAAATCCCTGCCCTTTCCGGCGCACTGGCTGA
- a CDS encoding GNAT family N-acetyltransferase, producing the protein MGSFHAAPTLRPFLLADAPRLAVLFRESIEALTEDFYDEGQRAAWAARADDEAAFTAKLAKALTLVALVEKEIAGFAALEKNERVEMLYVHPDFARRGVGSALLDALEKLAAARRAARLEVEASDAARNFFANRGFTAQSRNTVELDGEWLGRTRMTKELVKPEVDPRLAAPTGRPQ; encoded by the coding sequence ATGGGAAGCTTCCACGCCGCGCCTACGCTGCGACCCTTCCTACTCGCCGACGCGCCGCGTCTCGCCGTGCTCTTTCGTGAGAGCATCGAGGCGCTCACCGAGGATTTTTACGATGAGGGTCAGCGCGCCGCCTGGGCCGCGCGCGCCGACGACGAGGCGGCCTTCACGGCCAAGCTCGCGAAAGCGCTCACCCTCGTCGCCCTCGTCGAAAAGGAAATCGCCGGCTTCGCGGCGCTCGAAAAAAACGAGAGGGTCGAGATGCTCTATGTTCACCCCGATTTCGCGCGCCGAGGCGTCGGCTCGGCGCTGCTCGACGCATTGGAAAAGCTCGCCGCCGCGAGAAGAGCTGCGAGACTAGAGGTCGAGGCCTCCGACGCCGCGCGCAATTTTTTCGCGAACCGCGGCTTTACGGCGCAAAGCCGCAACACAGTCGAGCTCGACGGCGAATGGCTCGGGCGCACGCGCATGACCAAGGAGCTCGTCAAGCCAGAAGTCGACCCACGGCTCGCAGCCCCGACGGGCCGCCCGCAATGA